One Archangium lipolyticum DNA window includes the following coding sequences:
- a CDS encoding RHS repeat domain-containing protein, with protein MQSSDDQGAGKKTPDAEKAAIDTLEQVKGINDANATTANPSVTSNAANFQGALDFEVNPRTGTLQICIAPPSLSGFFGGNITPSIFYAQSNVGSGRQLLGLPIGWSYLFSYIADGRIYINGEQSYALDVGTSSGMQYYKLENAKLHHRNKKFPYDESQQYTDVLEFNDGTTQYFDVYGRLIGMDDRFGNHVKFYYHTNAGVYNSRLAKIVNSHGQEITITPVSSGLEVAYPAGAGNAIKFTYLVDPTSFLLTGYKDPLGRVTIVTNNGGNERRDLISKIEYPNGVAISYDYTAVKAKVRGQSSINIDAVLSTSTQYGGEARIVKYKYYDPQRTHHGVIGNYTGYPKYSLDSNGQDPLLQSGDNEFRYVTQVDDGIFVTEYYYNFLHLELEKKIYSKASPGKLLNHAINTYCGQDEKGYFPPYDRLPLNYQEPKCSLVHVYNNQGEKRTYKNETDLDDYGNLVEIKEYQSNSNEGEFTIRSRVVTVYDYDNYGLILRQDVFDYTSGDGAPSVQPVIRRLANTLTASGKNIQSSINGFVVMDGNSETFKASKMVLYDYDDQGRVIFQELKWMDGQSHELESTKSSAEYVLNGAVLMVTHTDAQDCKSIIRRDAVTGWLLNTTNPLGATVSYTYDDLGRMLSEVDPLGVSTNWVYDDKLNKVTTKYANGFEIYKYYDGFGNMLRHADNLGENGGERTFWCAGYNDKGQRAYIEGVLGEKSRISFEYDDRGLLVSETNALGDVIRHEADVVAQDERIFLNNQRANAVWLNDKRAVNGLSLSSSRPGKKIYETSRFNAYQRVISTTLGDKAEQAWRKAWIGYDIDLHVSSFRQEGSDKIVGRCSITRDLFGNTASQEIAVVQGQGLLDSARSDVFVFNNLNRLVQERNNLGQKYEYTYDAAGRLIACKDYTSTVFQFSYYMDGQVASEVYVGKDGVRHETRFDYYPLTHALHSVEAFRDGKSTGKMQYTYTLDDKIESVTYPDSKKVSYSYNRAGLLSQFTDVLGQTTQYDYDDYGRLEGARMEGTAHAISISYYTLAEDPSQSAQIKSVRMSNGVEYSYRYTGYGQVVCLTTTDKNGNVLLKVENEYDDVTQNIVMIRYSSTIAPNNADVNRSVEYEYNSLNQVVREKVVDKAGNSMHAVRYRYDAANNPIEQIVDGLDGKVITTSYFYDADNKLIKIASPSGDRMLIYDDNGNLIDDGMGRCFFYDEKNRLVAYKSTKDQVDAEYMYYPNGMRQSKTVSGSKPICFYYDADGLANIVNEIQGDASSSYLMIGAKRYVRLVRAREGTEVQNYMQDHKDIVAIANQESQLEKTYFYEAYGQQREPQPRDESVGALSIRSNPFEYTSEYTDGETGLIYLRTRYYDPAIKRFISRDKNQLFNRYNYVDSNPVMFADPSGRGLPAVVAISALMGPVGLAISFVGLAIALVAGLTIYAINLSQSARADNAPKKNPSSESGDGGTSLVRAQAGDLFKRFNPKANVNSAEAQMKRAIVIAYPAGDEESVMSGGDAPGDDPNKGPWGNPNGFGADSSNSSKKDKLKRLRQNFNANMTSSFFAFAAITTVLLRRLFRAQLGDNLALTVSIAAMISGGVHSVLLVLFDLYVHNQQGGVINWPQAIVGGIARTVPGVVGWLLTAPPEALGGDTADIGAYVLTFLGVAWAVANWIHLMSTGNMIGDVARS; from the coding sequence ATGCAATCATCCGACGATCAAGGCGCTGGAAAAAAAACACCGGATGCAGAAAAAGCGGCAATCGACACCTTGGAACAGGTCAAGGGAATCAATGACGCGAACGCCACCACTGCCAATCCCAGTGTGACGTCCAATGCTGCAAACTTCCAAGGCGCGCTGGATTTCGAGGTCAACCCCAGAACCGGCACTTTGCAAATTTGCATTGCTCCCCCCTCTCTTTCTGGCTTCTTTGGCGGGAACATTACGCCATCGATATTTTATGCCCAGAGTAACGTCGGGTCTGGAAGGCAGCTGCTTGGACTGCCAATAGGATGGAGTTACTTGTTTAGTTACATCGCGGACGGCCGCATCTATATCAATGGCGAGCAATCTTATGCATTGGATGTAGGCACTTCATCTGGGATGCAATATTACAAGCTAGAAAACGCCAAGCTCCACCACAGAAACAAGAAGTTTCCGTATGATGAATCGCAGCAATACACCGATGTTTTAGAGTTCAATGACGGAACGACACAGTATTTCGACGTTTATGGCCGGCTGATTGGAATGGACGATCGGTTTGGCAATCACGTCAAGTTCTATTATCATACCAATGCCGGCGTCTATAACAGCAGGTTGGCAAAAATCGTCAACTCCCATGGTCAGGAAATCACCATAACTCCTGTGTCAAGTGGTCTTGAAGTAGCCTACCCGGCTGGCGCTGGGAATGCCATCAAGTTCACCTACCTGGTAGACCCAACTTCCTTTTTGCTAACAGGCTACAAGGATCCTCTTGGAAGGGTAACCATTGTTACAAATAATGGCGGAAACGAACGGCGCGATTTGATTTCCAAGATCGAGTACCCCAACGGCGTGGCAATCTCGTATGACTATACGGCAGTGAAAGCCAAGGTTCGCGGGCAAAGCTCAATCAACATCGATGCCGTTTTGTCGACAAGCACGCAGTATGGCGGCGAAGCCCGGATAGTTAAATATAAATATTATGATCCGCAGCGGACGCACCATGGCGTCATCGGCAATTACACTGGCTACCCCAAGTATTCTCTTGATTCGAACGGTCAGGATCCCCTGCTACAAAGCGGCGACAACGAATTTCGTTATGTTACCCAGGTCGATGACGGCATATTTGTAACGGAATACTACTACAACTTTTTGCATCTTGAGCTTGAAAAGAAGATTTACTCGAAGGCAAGCCCGGGTAAGTTGCTCAATCATGCAATCAATACCTACTGTGGACAGGATGAAAAAGGATACTTTCCGCCCTATGATAGGCTGCCACTGAATTATCAGGAGCCGAAATGCTCCCTGGTTCATGTGTACAACAATCAGGGTGAAAAGCGGACGTACAAAAATGAAACGGATTTGGACGATTATGGGAACTTGGTCGAAATCAAGGAATACCAAAGCAACAGTAATGAAGGAGAGTTCACGATCAGAAGCAGGGTGGTCACTGTCTATGATTATGACAATTACGGTTTGATTCTGCGGCAGGATGTGTTCGACTATACGTCCGGGGATGGCGCTCCATCAGTTCAACCAGTGATCAGGCGCTTGGCGAACACCCTGACTGCTAGTGGAAAGAATATACAGTCGTCCATCAATGGTTTTGTTGTCATGGACGGAAATAGCGAGACCTTCAAGGCCAGTAAGATGGTCTTGTATGATTATGACGATCAGGGACGCGTCATTTTCCAAGAACTGAAATGGATGGATGGCCAATCACATGAGCTGGAAAGCACAAAAAGCTCGGCCGAATATGTCTTAAATGGCGCGGTTCTGATGGTTACTCATACGGATGCGCAAGATTGCAAATCCATCATCAGAAGGGATGCTGTCACGGGTTGGCTTTTGAATACCACAAACCCGTTAGGTGCCACTGTTTCCTATACATACGATGATCTTGGGCGCATGTTGTCGGAAGTCGATCCGCTAGGTGTGAGTACGAATTGGGTTTATGACGATAAACTCAATAAAGTAACAACCAAGTACGCTAACGGGTTCGAGATTTATAAGTATTACGATGGATTTGGCAACATGCTCAGGCATGCCGATAATTTGGGTGAAAATGGGGGCGAGCGGACATTTTGGTGTGCGGGATACAACGACAAAGGGCAACGCGCGTATATAGAAGGTGTGCTCGGCGAAAAATCGCGAATCTCGTTTGAGTACGATGACCGCGGCTTGCTTGTTTCGGAAACCAATGCGTTGGGGGATGTCATTCGACATGAGGCCGATGTTGTCGCTCAAGACGAAAGAATTTTCTTGAACAATCAAAGAGCCAATGCCGTTTGGCTCAATGATAAGCGTGCGGTCAATGGCTTGAGCCTATCCTCATCAAGGCCTGGGAAAAAGATTTACGAAACGTCTCGTTTTAATGCATATCAACGCGTTATATCAACGACGCTAGGCGATAAAGCAGAGCAAGCTTGGCGTAAGGCGTGGATCGGGTATGACATTGATCTGCATGTATCGAGCTTCCGTCAGGAGGGCTCGGACAAGATTGTTGGCAGGTGCTCTATTACAAGAGACCTGTTTGGTAATACGGCGTCCCAAGAGATTGCCGTTGTGCAAGGCCAGGGCTTGTTGGACTCTGCCAGGTCCGATGTGTTTGTATTCAATAACCTGAATCGGCTTGTTCAGGAGCGAAACAATCTAGGCCAAAAGTATGAATATACCTATGATGCGGCAGGAAGGCTCATCGCCTGCAAGGACTATACGAGTACCGTCTTCCAGTTCTCCTATTACATGGATGGCCAAGTCGCTTCGGAAGTCTATGTCGGGAAGGACGGCGTGAGACACGAGACACGATTCGATTATTATCCGTTGACTCATGCCTTGCATTCTGTCGAAGCATTCCGTGACGGGAAATCGACAGGAAAAATGCAATACACCTATACCCTGGACGACAAAATCGAGTCGGTCACTTACCCTGACAGCAAGAAGGTTTCGTACTCATACAATCGGGCCGGCCTGTTGAGCCAGTTTACGGACGTGCTAGGACAGACAACCCAGTACGATTATGATGATTACGGGAGGTTGGAGGGCGCACGGATGGAAGGCACCGCGCATGCGATCTCTATCAGTTACTACACGCTTGCAGAAGACCCGAGCCAATCCGCGCAAATCAAATCAGTGCGAATGAGCAATGGAGTCGAATACAGCTATCGCTATACCGGCTACGGGCAGGTGGTGTGCCTGACCACGACCGATAAAAATGGCAATGTTCTGCTGAAAGTCGAGAATGAATATGACGACGTGACGCAGAATATCGTCATGATTCGCTATAGCTCAACAATCGCCCCCAATAATGCTGATGTCAATCGCTCGGTGGAGTACGAATATAATAGTCTGAATCAGGTCGTTAGGGAAAAGGTGGTGGATAAAGCTGGAAATTCAATGCATGCTGTCCGCTATCGATATGACGCAGCAAACAATCCCATTGAGCAGATCGTTGATGGGTTAGATGGGAAGGTAATCACGACGTCGTATTTCTATGACGCCGACAACAAGTTGATCAAAATAGCGTCGCCGAGTGGCGATCGCATGTTGATTTACGATGACAATGGCAATCTGATCGATGATGGAATGGGACGCTGCTTCTTCTATGACGAGAAGAACCGGTTGGTGGCATACAAGAGCACGAAAGACCAGGTTGATGCGGAGTACATGTATTATCCCAACGGAATGCGCCAGAGCAAGACGGTATCGGGAAGTAAGCCCATCTGCTTTTATTACGATGCGGATGGTTTAGCCAATATTGTCAATGAGATTCAAGGTGACGCGAGCAGTTCCTATTTGATGATTGGCGCGAAGCGATATGTCCGGCTAGTTCGGGCAAGGGAGGGAACCGAAGTCCAAAATTATATGCAGGACCACAAGGATATCGTTGCGATCGCCAACCAGGAATCGCAACTGGAGAAGACCTATTTCTATGAGGCTTACGGGCAGCAACGGGAGCCGCAGCCGCGCGACGAATCCGTAGGCGCATTGAGTATTAGGAGTAATCCATTTGAATACACCAGTGAATACACGGATGGCGAAACGGGTCTGATCTACTTGCGCACCCGCTATTACGATCCGGCGATAAAAAGGTTCATCAGCAGGGATAAAAATCAGCTTTTCAATCGATACAATTATGTAGATAGCAATCCGGTTATGTTCGCAGATCCTTCTGGGCGCGGGCTTCCGGCGGTAGTGGCTATATCAGCGTTGATGGGTCCTGTGGGTCTTGCGATTTCCTTTGTGGGTCTTGCGATTGCCTTGGTGGCAGGACTCACGATTTATGCGATAAATCTGTCTCAGAGTGCTCGCGCCGATAATGCCCCAAAGAAAAACCCTTCATCGGAAAGCGGGGATGGAGGGACGTCGCTGGTGAGAGCCCAAGCGGGAGATTTGTTCAAGCGCTTCAATCCCAAGGCGAATGTAAACTCCGCGGAGGCCCAAATGAAGCGTGCCATTGTCATTGCTTATCCGGCAGGCGACGAGGAGTCGGTGATGTCTGGAGGTGATGCTCCTGGTGATGACCCTAACAAGGGTCCTTGGGGGAATCCCAATGGATTTGGGGCTGATTCCAGTAATTCTTCAAAAAAAGACAAATTGAAGCGTCTGCGGCAAAATTTTAATGCTAATATGACGAGTTCTTTTTTTGCCTTCGCTGCCATCACGACAGTTTTGTTGAGAAGATTATTTAGGGCGCAGCTTGGTGATAATTTGGCTTTGACGGTGTCGATTGCTGCGATGATTAGTGGTGGTGTGCACTCTGTTTTGCTTGTTTTGTTTGATCTTTATGTTCATAATCAGCAAGGAGGTGTCATTAATTGGCCCCAGGCAATCGTGGGTGGTATTGCACGTACAGTGCCTGGAGTTGTTGGTTGGCTGCTGACAGCACCCCCAGAAGCTTTAGGGGGGGATACGGCGGACATTGGGGCCTACGTTCTTACCTTTTTAGGCGTTGCCTGGGCTGTGGCGAATTGGATTCATTTAATGAGTACAGGCAATATGATTGGGGATGTCGCGAGAAGCTGA
- a CDS encoding helix-turn-helix transcriptional regulator, with protein MDEKQRHAMGESARAARLRLGLTQAEVAKKIRLKSGVYGRVERGMMVPSVPTLRRICETLGISSDVLLSLSTQAPEAMAPAPPPAAGEHPELSRAIHILQGWPPDRLALLRKLLETADTHLSDES; from the coding sequence ATGGACGAAAAGCAGCGACACGCGATGGGGGAATCTGCTCGAGCTGCTCGCCTGCGGCTGGGCCTCACGCAGGCGGAAGTAGCCAAGAAGATTCGCCTGAAGTCCGGTGTCTATGGCCGGGTCGAGCGCGGGATGATGGTCCCCAGCGTGCCGACACTTCGGCGGATCTGCGAGACCCTGGGCATCTCATCGGACGTGCTCCTGTCCCTGAGTACCCAGGCGCCCGAGGCGATGGCTCCAGCGCCTCCGCCCGCGGCCGGCGAACACCCGGAGTTGAGCCGCGCCATCCATATCCTACAAGGGTGGCCACCGGACAGGTTGGCGCTCTTGCGCAAGCTGCTGGAGACGGCCGACACACATCTCTCGGACGAGAGCTAA
- a CDS encoding helix-turn-helix transcriptional regulator gives MKKSDHLTKKKLTFHLGVALREARLKAELTQADVADRVGVATEVYGRMERGHLTPSVPNLRKLCMVLRVDASAALGLAAGEAVTWLMESEPTSEESPQMRRLIRTLRQLDNRQLAAIGYMARTLAQPEAR, from the coding sequence ATGAAGAAGAGCGACCACCTGACGAAGAAGAAGTTGACCTTTCACCTGGGCGTGGCCCTGCGAGAGGCCCGGCTCAAGGCCGAGCTGACCCAGGCGGACGTGGCCGACCGCGTGGGCGTGGCCACCGAGGTGTATGGGCGGATGGAGAGAGGCCACCTGACACCGAGCGTCCCGAACCTGCGCAAGCTCTGCATGGTGCTGCGGGTGGATGCCAGTGCAGCCCTGGGGCTCGCGGCGGGCGAGGCAGTGACCTGGTTGATGGAGTCCGAGCCCACTTCGGAGGAATCGCCGCAGATGCGCCGCCTGATACGTACCCTGCGCCAATTGGACAACAGGCAACTCGCCGCTATCGGCTACATGGCGCGCACCCTTGCTCAGCCCGAAGCCCGTTAG
- a CDS encoding serine/threonine protein kinase, with the protein MKDPSNSFPIHPAGPDGLLFEGPTYRYTFVAPLADAPEPMVIARRTSPRDESVPCLVILKRVQMPPEEERRQRAVEEVRLATRLQHPGIAQVYELAEHQGEPYVVMEHSPGLFLATAMETALLLGKTLAPAHAVYIAAQVADALHYAWNSQDEEGRPLHVVHRAVSPMSIRLESSGRVKLTDFGVVYSRMAGRLDTPSKVLRAELAYAAPEVMRRQKPDGRADLYSLGMLFLELLSGQYPLDSPDEKLPFRESPEAIRYNARVRAERPSWTSVGELADRVLRFGPEDVERVAQKVPEPLKRILHKALRGNPDDRYQTGGEMRDELCAWLSTQGKRFGRARAAAELRALDREKPTPQETRAFPIERGVLPTPEEEATAEEEVTEEEKTDRSE; encoded by the coding sequence GTGAAAGATCCATCCAACAGCTTCCCCATCCACCCTGCGGGTCCCGACGGTCTTCTCTTCGAGGGACCCACATACCGCTACACCTTCGTCGCCCCGCTGGCGGACGCACCTGAGCCCATGGTCATCGCCCGGCGCACCTCCCCGCGGGACGAAAGTGTTCCGTGCCTCGTCATCCTCAAGCGGGTGCAGATGCCGCCCGAGGAGGAGCGCCGCCAGCGGGCCGTAGAGGAGGTTCGGCTTGCTACCCGGTTGCAGCACCCCGGTATCGCCCAGGTGTACGAACTGGCGGAGCACCAGGGCGAGCCCTACGTGGTGATGGAGCACTCCCCGGGCCTCTTCCTGGCGACGGCCATGGAGACGGCGCTGCTGTTGGGCAAGACGCTCGCACCGGCCCATGCCGTCTACATCGCCGCCCAGGTGGCCGACGCGCTCCACTACGCCTGGAACAGCCAGGACGAGGAGGGCCGACCGCTGCACGTTGTCCACCGGGCGGTGAGCCCCATGAGCATCCGGCTGGAGTCCAGCGGCCGGGTGAAGCTCACCGACTTCGGCGTGGTGTACTCGAGGATGGCTGGGCGGTTGGACACGCCCTCCAAGGTGCTGCGTGCGGAACTGGCCTATGCCGCCCCAGAGGTGATGCGCCGCCAGAAGCCCGATGGGCGGGCGGATCTCTACTCCCTCGGCATGCTTTTTTTGGAGCTGCTATCGGGCCAGTATCCGCTGGACTCACCGGACGAGAAGCTGCCGTTCCGCGAGTCCCCAGAAGCAATCCGGTACAACGCCCGCGTGCGCGCCGAGCGTCCCTCCTGGACGAGCGTAGGGGAGCTGGCCGACCGTGTCCTGCGCTTCGGTCCGGAGGACGTGGAGCGCGTGGCCCAGAAGGTGCCCGAGCCGCTCAAGCGCATCCTCCACAAGGCGCTGCGCGGCAATCCGGACGACCGCTACCAGACCGGCGGCGAGATGCGGGACGAGCTGTGCGCGTGGCTGAGCACCCAGGGCAAGAGGTTCGGACGCGCCAGGGCGGCGGCGGAGCTGCGAGCCCTCGACCGCGAGAAGCCCACGCCCCAGGAGACGCGAGCCTTCCCCATCGAGAGGGGCGTGCTGCCCACCCCCGAGGAGGAGGCCACGGCCGAGGAGGAAGTCACGGAGGAAGAGAAGACGGACCGGAGCGAGTGA
- a CDS encoding DUF2381 family protein — MLALSSSALLGLALLTAPIEATERAPLPTCEAGTRYIELTTDTPRKPPEVCIRPELSLTLFFDAKLARVEVEGRERFRRVTMVDDMVTLVASEALHDGERVPVTVYFEDGAAPASATFVLVVHPFQAERQVEVSRHERTVASLRLGEQQARAEAQQCREEKARLQAECSGQGGLTGLIVNEWMGEKGVVARWLKDVIQRPGSSLVAWKVISYRAVGPDGRGRVAVVVELRNLGTVAWTPTGAALVGAKREDLTGLKVSLLESIPPGRSGRIVVELDATESEARGAFTLKLWAGEAGVGGVNLDGVTFP, encoded by the coding sequence GTGCTCGCCTTGTCCTCCTCCGCCCTGCTCGGCCTGGCTCTGCTCACCGCCCCCATCGAGGCCACCGAGCGGGCACCACTCCCCACCTGCGAGGCGGGGACGCGCTACATCGAGCTGACGACGGACACCCCCAGGAAGCCGCCGGAGGTGTGCATCCGGCCGGAGCTGTCCCTCACCCTGTTCTTCGACGCGAAGCTGGCGCGCGTGGAAGTGGAGGGACGGGAACGGTTCCGCCGGGTGACGATGGTGGACGACATGGTGACGCTCGTGGCCTCGGAGGCGCTGCACGATGGGGAGCGCGTGCCTGTGACGGTCTACTTCGAGGACGGTGCGGCCCCGGCGAGTGCCACCTTCGTGCTGGTGGTCCACCCGTTCCAGGCGGAGCGCCAGGTGGAGGTGTCGCGCCATGAGCGTACCGTGGCCTCCCTCCGGCTGGGTGAGCAGCAGGCGCGAGCCGAGGCCCAACAGTGCCGGGAGGAGAAGGCGCGTCTCCAGGCCGAGTGCAGCGGCCAGGGTGGGCTCACGGGTCTCATCGTCAACGAGTGGATGGGCGAAAAGGGGGTTGTCGCCCGGTGGCTCAAGGACGTCATCCAACGCCCAGGAAGCTCGCTCGTCGCATGGAAGGTCATCAGCTACCGGGCCGTTGGTCCTGATGGACGAGGACGGGTGGCCGTGGTGGTGGAACTGCGCAATCTGGGGACGGTGGCCTGGACACCCACGGGGGCGGCCCTGGTGGGCGCCAAGCGCGAGGATCTGACGGGGCTGAAAGTGTCGCTCCTGGAGTCCATCCCGCCGGGGAGGTCGGGGCGCATCGTGGTGGAGCTGGACGCGACGGAGAGCGAGGCCCGGGGCGCCTTTACGCTCAAGCTGTGGGCGGGAGAAGCCGGAGTTGGGGGCGTGAACCTTGATGGCGTGACGTTTCCGTAG